Proteins co-encoded in one Candidatus Parvarchaeota archaeon genomic window:
- a CDS encoding phosphatase PAP2 family protein has protein sequence MWDGMNEFMGPVAAPSQALFSIISSLDFRPLTIISAVLDSSYLFALLLVAIVVAVALKAKDKKIGWRQAKFALVCMLLAFVIGYALKEITKVERPCASAQAKIPCRQDYSLPSLHAATAFALSLAYLGDRRHKRLFFILLAFAIFVSFSRVYLGMHSTIDVVAGFGIAGLAYAGALWLEGRGKRK, from the coding sequence ATGTGGGATGGCATGAATGAGTTCATGGGGCCTGTTGCAGCACCTTCGCAGGCGCTCTTTTCAATCATCTCCTCGCTTGACTTTAGGCCACTCACCATCATTTCGGCAGTTCTTGACTCGTCTTATTTGTTTGCCCTTCTTTTGGTTGCGATAGTCGTTGCAGTTGCACTGAAGGCAAAGGATAAGAAGATTGGATGGCGGCAGGCAAAGTTCGCACTGGTTTGCATGCTGCTGGCATTTGTCATAGGCTATGCCCTAAAGGAAATAACAAAAGTTGAAAGGCCGTGCGCAAGCGCCCAGGCAAAGATTCCTTGCAGGCAGGACTACTCGCTTCCAAGCCTGCATGCCGCAACTGCGTTTGCCCTGAGCCTTGCATATCTTGGCGATAGGCGCCACAAGCGCCTGTTTTTCATTCTGCTTGCTTTTGCAATTTTCGTGTCTTTTAGCAGGGTTTATCTTGGGATGCACAGCACGATTGACGTGGTTGCAGGCTTTGGCATTGCAGGGCTTGCTTATGCTGGCGCGCTTTGGCTTGAGGGCCGGGGCAAGCGTAAATAG